In one window of Candidatus Lernaella stagnicola DNA:
- a CDS encoding alpha/beta hydrolase yields MQLRLILAAALVGVWMIACGPPALAPILNPDNITPQHDVRYFQGKAKDAWRHSADVYLPVKGENWPVAVVIHGGGWVTNDKSVVDNIGYAFAQAGIATVCPNYRLFPANRYPAQVNDVVQAVAWTKREMGKRGADVDDFTLIGYSAGALPVALAALDKKHLAKVGLDPNRDLTRVVVMSGVYDVADLPLGGRQVFTNRTAVWRDASPIRHVRAGAPPMLIMRAERDWNVGVSMKEQSIKFYRAMRSVGADVRIVEIPDCDHDHVEAQVGRDPLSQTYRELMAFMGRDAALSD; encoded by the coding sequence ATGCAACTACGCCTGATTCTGGCCGCGGCTCTGGTCGGCGTATGGATGATCGCTTGTGGCCCGCCCGCGCTCGCGCCGATTCTCAACCCCGACAACATCACGCCGCAACACGACGTGCGCTACTTTCAGGGCAAGGCAAAAGATGCGTGGCGGCACAGCGCGGACGTGTATCTGCCGGTGAAGGGCGAAAACTGGCCGGTGGCCGTGGTCATACACGGCGGCGGGTGGGTGACCAACGACAAGAGCGTAGTCGACAACATCGGCTATGCGTTTGCGCAGGCGGGCATCGCCACGGTGTGCCCGAACTACCGTTTGTTCCCGGCGAATCGGTATCCGGCGCAGGTGAACGACGTCGTGCAAGCCGTTGCCTGGACCAAGCGGGAAATGGGCAAGCGCGGGGCCGACGTCGATGATTTCACGCTCATCGGTTACAGCGCTGGCGCACTGCCGGTGGCGTTGGCGGCGTTGGACAAAAAGCACTTGGCGAAAGTCGGGCTCGATCCGAATCGCGACCTCACCCGCGTCGTGGTGATGTCCGGCGTGTACGACGTAGCCGACCTACCGCTGGGCGGGCGGCAGGTGTTCACCAACCGAACCGCGGTATGGCGCGACGCCTCACCGATTCGGCATGTGCGCGCGGGGGCACCGCCGATGCTGATCATGCGGGCTGAGCGCGACTGGAACGTAGGCGTGTCGATGAAAGAACAAAGCATCAAGTTTTATCGGGCGATGCGTTCGGTCGGCGCCGACGTGCGGATTGTGGAGATTCCCGATTGCGATCACGACCACGTCGAGGCGCAGGTGGGCCGCGATCCGCTCAGCCAGACGTATCGCGAGTTGATGGCCTTTATGGGCCGCGACGCGGCGCTCAGCGACTAG
- a CDS encoding HAD family hydrolase, which translates to MSGRPAVFFDFDKTLLRTDSGSLGFRYMWEQREVSLSFLLRVIAASYLYKWRLISAERLTQFALGHYRGQPIAKFREGANAFYQNLLRPNLSPAMLAKLEEHRDAGHVLVLLSASIDYYLEPVVEEFGFDHLLCSRLEMVDGICTGRSAGPLIIGPQKKTAAIELSRGHEIDLQASFAYADHLSDVPLLETVGHPVAVRPSAPLRKIAVQRNWPIIDAE; encoded by the coding sequence ATGTCGGGACGCCCGGCCGTTTTTTTTGATTTCGACAAAACCCTGCTGCGCACCGACAGCGGCTCGCTCGGCTTTCGCTACATGTGGGAACAGCGCGAAGTCTCCCTTTCGTTCTTGCTGCGGGTGATCGCCGCCAGCTACCTCTACAAATGGCGCCTGATTTCGGCCGAACGCCTGACGCAATTCGCCCTCGGCCATTACCGCGGCCAACCCATCGCCAAATTCCGCGAGGGGGCGAACGCCTTCTACCAAAACTTGCTGCGGCCCAATCTGTCGCCCGCGATGCTGGCCAAGCTCGAGGAACACCGCGACGCCGGACACGTGCTGGTACTGCTCTCCGCATCGATCGACTACTACCTCGAGCCGGTCGTCGAGGAGTTCGGTTTCGACCACCTCCTGTGCTCCCGCCTGGAAATGGTCGACGGCATTTGCACCGGCCGCTCCGCCGGTCCCTTGATCATCGGCCCGCAAAAGAAAACCGCGGCGATCGAACTATCGCGCGGGCATGAAATCGACCTGCAGGCGTCCTTCGCTTACGCAGACCACCTCTCCGACGTACCGCTGCTGGAAACCGTCGGCCACCCGGTGGCGGTTCGCCCGAGCGCGCCACTGCGCAAAATTGCCGTACAACGCAACTGGCCGATTATCGACGCGGAATAA